The nucleotide window AGctgaaaaaaagggggaaaatacTATAGAGTATGTgtataattatacaaatatcTTGCAATACGTGGTTGCCTTGCTGATGGTATACGAATTATAATATTGGTTGCTGGTAAGAAAAATCGgctacaaatataataattagacTAATCATGTTTATAAGTAATCACACTCTggcattttttaattgagaaaatatagttgattttttttaataaaatgaaatttcctTTGAGTCTTCGAAGTAACGTTGTCCCCTCTATTGATTAAATGGATGGGTATTAGAAAAATTTAATTGCACATAGTGAAATCTCTTGGCGACTTCTAGGCACTCTTGTGAAGAAGCGTCTATTTTAATGATAGAATTAAGGAAAATGCTAAAAATTACGAAATTTATTTTAGTCAAAATACCAAGgttgattttcatgaaattcttctttagttttataattatcTTCACCAAGATATGCTTTACAAAAAATCTTACCATAGATGTTGTGATTCGTGTGATTCGCACAAAAGAACTTTTGTACTAAACAGCACTGCTCTGAAATTAAagttgcttaaaaaaaatattttatatttaggaCAAATAGAGAATTGAGAGATAGAGTAACAATTTGAATGGAGGACGCCGATAACGACATGGTTAATGGTTTAAAAGACGCCGGCCGGCAAGGAGAGTTGAGGGACTTGAACGGCAacaatgattaattaaaaatgtcaaCCATGTTAATGGTTGCAAGTAGTTGTGTTGTGGTAGCCGAGAGTCATCGGCGACAATGTTTGGTTGGTGCCACCAAAAATAGTTGTCCATGGTAATAGAGAAAATAGATGATGAACAATAAAATAtactctattttaaaaaaaaaaaatattctagtttttcaatttttattatcaaagaaatgtttattattttttaacttcaaattttaggaaaatttatttatgttctttaatttttttttggtgaatatttatgttctttaatattatttttacagcTCTCTACAATGATAACTATTTgagaattttaaacttttattgtGATATTTAATTAGAATCATAATTCTCAAGATCTGAACTtggaattaaatatattatgaattagttaattttaattttatagaatttgaagataaaattaaattttaaattttaatatgggCAGCAAATGGAATTGTTCGGCTATAATTTTAAGATTTGATTCCAACTCTCCAATTCTAAATATCTAATGGGACCTAGTTTTTTCAAAAGATAAGAGACAATTTAGGTCGACTCCTGAAGAATATTTTCAACAATTAAGGTTGTGTGTGAAATTTAGTCATACCAAGAACTTGATTTAAAAAGTTTGTTAACAGCAGAGAAATTATCAGTTACATATCCTGTGAACCAAACTGATAATGTGTCTAAATAGACAACCAAAAGATCCTGGCTGTGACAAGAAAACAAAGCTGATCTAAATCTCAACCATAATGTAACAATGTGACATATTACAGAAGTCCAGAGCCATGATAGACattcacatcattttttttccctGGTGGGAACACAGATCATGACAGCTCTCAAACACACTTCATGCTTAGGTACGGACAGAGCGacagagatagagagagagaccCCACAAAAATTTACATGATATTTATAACATACAAATAGggcaacagccaacaagtcccTCCCTAAGAACAACTCAAAAGATACCCCAAATTTGAAAGAAGGACCTTGATATTTATCTTCAgtgataacaacaacaataaataatCATAGCAAGAAAAACACAGAAAGaggtatatataattatataatatggtTGAACACATAATAATCATCAAAACAAAAAggccaaaaaattaaaaacaaaaactttatattcatatatgaACAGCTGGAAAGTTAATCTTTGAAGCACTGGTGTCTTGGTAGAAGTTGATGCAGGAATGTAAGCAAGCAATTCTGGCACTGTTCTTCCCCTTCCCACTTGCACATACacataacaatgatgattttagTCAGAAGGGGAAGGCTTGGTCTTCAAGCGATACAAGAGCTTCTTCTTCTTAGAGCTTGTGTTGTCAATGGTGAGAACAACTTTCCCAGGTTCACCAACCTTAAAACTGTTGCAAAGCACTGGTTCTTCTGATGAAGCAACCTTTCTAGCCTTCTGGACAATTACTGTGTAGCTTCCTTCTGAGCTTGGCACAAATTCTGCCCCATAAGTTACTTCCCAACCTATTACTCTAAGCTCCCAAGAGAGTAAGCAGTTCTGCACGTCCCCaatacacacaaaaataaataaataacattaaaaccATTCTACCATACAAGGCAAACATGAAGTCTCTATCTATTCATCAATTGTAATAATAAGGTACAGTATAGGATTTAATTGCTACATGTGGCTTTAATTTGCAGAGTTAAGTCCAATAACAGcttctaataataaataaaagatgtaGAGCATAAGTATGTAACCCTATACATGAATGGACATTAATGTCAAAATCAACATCATTAGGTAGTTATCAAGACTTGATAGAGTTTATAGGctgttgaatttttttgtccttttagCACTTTAATTGTCCTCTTGAACCTActgcctctttctttttctctataaTGTTTTTTCCCATATTTATAAATCCTTGCTAAATGTTGGTGGCTCTTGATTGAGCATGAATTTCTCTCATCAATCATTTTGAGGTAAAATTGGAATATCTGACAAATTTAATATTCAAggttattttatcttttgtacAACCTAGCTAATCAAACATCAAAGTGGTCCACACGTTTTATTGGTTTGCTAAACACAGAAGAAATTTGGCTCTTAGCAATATTGAGAAATGAGAAttacatgaaataaaatttaaatattccaACCTCCCAGCGGCAATAGATAGCTAACCAAAGAAACTTGCTTTCTATGTTTATTTTCACCTTTCTTTTTCAATTGGAGTATACCCttctgtatttattttatttattcttaatttactAATATGAGTGTTTGCTCCTGAATTTTTCTTCTGGATAGCACAATTTGTGGCATGAAATATGAGAAATATGCAaacaatgaattaattaaataatattgagAAGAAAGGAATCCTATGAAAGATTCCCCATTCCAATGCTGCATTCTTTGGATTCTCAAAAACCAATTTACTACGACAAAAAAGCAATGGAAAACCCACCTCAGTAACTGAAAATTCCACCGAATGTTTTGCTGCCGGCCTCACTGTGATTTCTGTGACAGCATCGATATTTCCGAACTCCCCATCTTTGCTTAGTCCACCGTACTTCACGGGAAGCTGCTCCGGAGCTATGTATCTGAAAGTGCAAAGggacaaaaatcaaaatcaccaaCAAACCaaactgaaaaacaacaaagaaaaaggcTAAAATTGAAACTTTATGTCCTCACCTCAAAAGGGTTTCCGTTGATTTGGAAGGCCCAGCAAAGACAAACTTGCTTTTGGTCCTCTGAGTAAGAAAAGGGCTTATCATCCTATTCACTGCCAGGTACCACCATGGCACATTAATAAACACCTgaaccaaaaaaacaaagaattagaataACATACATCTGAATTTGATCAGCAGGTCTATTGAAATAATGTGTTGTGTCACAATCTCAATTTTtgcactttgtcattcaaaattccgATTCAATGAATACATTATATAGGTTATATCTCTTCTCTGGTCAATCTAGAATAATAGCTACTCATACTTGAAATTCCAACAATTTATCATTAGAAACAATGAATTGGAAGGAGTGTGGGAGAGTACCTGTTTGGCAACAAATTCAGGGTAATTGTCTTGAAGCAATTGTAGGGCATGTTTGGTGGCTTGTCTAAGTTCCCACTTGGCAAGTCCAGGGGAATTCTTGAGGTCATTAACATGAACAATGGTGCATATGCCACCAGGGTTGAAATCCAGCTTCCTTATACTCTTCTCCAGGAACTGAATTCTCCACCTCAGGAACTTCTCCCTCTTCTCCTCATCAGAAAAAGTCTTCTTGTACAACTCCTTGTTCTGGAACTCCCCATAGATGTTGTAACACACAGGGTGACCCTCCTTGTCAAAGCCATGCATGAACACCACCTTCTCCAACTCATCCCCGAGCTTCTCCTCCATCAACTCCTCCATCCCAAACTCCTTCCTCCACTGGATCGTGTTCTTCAGCATGGTGAATGCCTCCTTCACCCTGAACTCCCTCGCGCGCAGAAACTTCAGCAGAATCACATCGCTCCTCTCATCTGCAAGCAGCGGTATCCCCCAAATGGAAACCTCTTCAGGTGGAAGTGGCGATGAAGCTTTCTCTTCAGCTTGAGGCTGAACGGTAGAAGAGACAGCAACAACGGTCTCTTCAATGGCCTCCACAGTTTTTGCTCCATCATCATCCACCGCAGCTTCTTCATTCGTTTCTTTCACTTCctccttcttttcctcttcCTCCTTTGTTTCAGCTTGCTCCTCTTCGGTTTTTGCTGGGGCAGCATCAGTTTTAGTTTCAGTTACAACTTCTTCCTTGTGAGCAGCAGTTTGTGGTGGTGGGTTCTTATTATCTTCTTTGGAAGAGAAGTGGTGGTTGTTGAGAGCGTCTTGAACGAGCTTCTTGAGGTCTTGGAGTGCCTTGTTTTCGTTTTCTGGGAGTTCAGAGAGTTTGGTGCTTTCTTCCTTGAATTCAGGGATGATGTTGTCGTTGTCGTCAGCATTATTGGGTTTGGAGAGGTGAGTCTCGAGAGTGACGGTTTCTTCAACTGGAACAGTGGTTGTTGTTTTTTCTGGTGGCTGTGGAACATCGGTTACTACCACTTCCTCCACTTGCGCCACTGACTCTTGAGGAGGTGGTGGTGTGGTTGTCTGGTTTGGAGCTTCCTCGGCCATGTTGGATATGGTAAATGAATGTGGTGTCGTCAATAAGGGGAAGGAGTAGTAGATGGAGATAGTGGTGGTGGTGAGAATGTGAGGGAGAGAGGAGTTATAAAGAGTGGTGAAGGTGGGGGAGTCATGACTATAAGTGTGGATTGTAGTGTAGTTGAGGGGGTGTAAGAAAAGATCGTGTTGCGTTGTGCCAGCTAGGAAAGGGCAACCTTAACGTAAAATGTGGGACCCGTTTTGTTCTGTACATTCGTAATGTAACGTTGTAATTAGGCAAATCATCGGCAGTTTTGCTGGCTACACCTTCTCAATTATCCAACAGATCATGGCCCTACTTACCAGTTACTCACTCCCCACTTTCCAACCCCAactcattttttataacttttttttaaattattttatgagtttaatgtttatattctattatttaattataaattattatttaaattatattaaaaattaataaatttattatatataataaattatgatagaatgatttataaaactttttataccgtaagtatataatcaattttttatttattttatctaaccACAACATTGATATAACTatataatataagaaatttAGGAATATTTATGGATTTGATTGTTGTAAATTTACATCCAATTAAATAGATTggatttaaaattcatattcatttaattagataaaagggattttatttttttgaaattgatttaaaatggGTTTAAAATCGGTTTAtagtttaaaatcatttttgttttaaatttagctttaaatcttaaattaatttttgacctATTTTGACTAAGACAACTTTTAGCTAATATcgatcataattatttttggtCGACTTTGATTATGGTTATTTTTAGTCAATCGAGGCTATTTTTGCCCAAggtcaaaattatttttggttgTGGTCGGTTAGGGATTCTTAATCAATGTTAgtcgatgatatttttttagctaACATTAGTTTGGGCTATTTTTGGATGATAATAgacatgattattttttttttgttgatataggCTAGGATTTTTCAGTCAACTTTGGCTAGGGTGTTTTCAATTGGTGTCggtggaaaatattttcaaccaATGGTGACTAAGGTTTTTTTGGTTGACGTTGGTCGATGATATTTTTTGGTAGACAACAATGAGGGCTATTTTTTGTCGACATCAATTAGGGTATTATTGGTCAACGTTGGTCAAGACTATTAGTGGGAGATATTTTTTGACTCATGTCAGCTAGGGTTATTTTTCGTTGACATCGACTAGGATTTTTTTTGCTGATGTAGGATGATGGTAATTTGTAGCCAGTGTCGACCAAAAAACCCTAATTGTCATCAGTTGAAATTAGCCTCGACCGACATCAACCATAAATAGGTCTAGTTGATGTCGAACCAAAAACATCACTAATTGACTTCAGAAAAAAATCCGAGTTGACATTGaccaaaaaaaatctcatttggCGCTAGACAATAGCTCCCACCAACGTCGACCAAAAAATCCTATCTAGTGtcgacaaaaaaaattacattgattGACGTCAACTAAAAAAACCTAgtcaacatcagttttaaaaTAGCATTGCCAAAAAATAGTCTTGATCGATGTCGATTGAAACAAACCCTAGATGATGTTGGTCGAAAAATAGTCTCGGTTGACATACACTACAAAAATTTCTAGTTGATGTCGACAGGAAAACAACCTCGATCAATGTTGGCGGAAAAACATCATCATTTGAAAAAACTCGAGATggcatcaataaaaaatatcatcaaccGATGTTGATCGAAAAAGCTCTAGACaacataggaaaaaaataatcccAAGCAACGTTGGTTGAAAAAATTTATAGTCAACATTTGAAAAATATCCTCAATTGATATCGGTTGAAAAACATTATCAATCGATGTTGGCAAAAAAACTTCGACTAACATCTATTGGAAAAAACATTGATGAATATGAGTCGAAAATAATCTTAATCGATGTCAGtcaaaaatttacttttaaccGACTTCGATTTAgattattttcacataaatattttaaaatctaaaagtttaataaaatatccAATTCAGatccaaataattaattttgatttaaaatccaaaaaaataatttgaatataaaatcaaTCCATTAAAATGGATTAAAAGTGATTTACATATAATCATTATGGAATGGTTTTATATAACAGTATTTTTTTAACACCCCTACGTTTATATGGActaaaactgtttgggcttgGCGCAATTTCTGAATAAAAAATGGAAACGGTAAAGATTCGCCTACTGAGGGATTTCTCTTTACGGTATCGCTCGGTCCGGCATAATTCGAATCGGACAAAGTAGATGGTCACACGaagtgttgataaaaaaatgttttttattttaatttttttatctttaaacaatttcaaaattttatttttagtaaaaaaaatggatcaatcttattttgtatatttgtttttctGTTAACATTTTAGATTCTCTCgtcaaataaaattgttaaataataaGGTGATAGTCAAATGataattatatcatcaattaGTTTGATGTGATAgttaaatgtaaatatttttttggaaaattatatatataatttctcatattttcataaaattcacTTTTATTCCCTTAATATTCTTTTGACTGATTTTAGATTCTCAT belongs to Glycine soja cultivar W05 chromosome 5, ASM419377v2, whole genome shotgun sequence and includes:
- the LOC114413284 gene encoding patellin-3-like — protein: MAEEAPNQTTTPPPPQESVAQVEEVVVTDVPQPPEKTTTTVPVEETVTLETHLSKPNNADDNDNIIPEFKEESTKLSELPENENKALQDLKKLVQDALNNHHFSSKEDNKNPPPQTAAHKEEVVTETKTDAAPAKTEEEQAETKEEEEKKEEVKETNEEAAVDDDGAKTVEAIEETVVAVSSTVQPQAEEKASSPLPPEEVSIWGIPLLADERSDVILLKFLRAREFRVKEAFTMLKNTIQWRKEFGMEELMEEKLGDELEKVVFMHGFDKEGHPVCYNIYGEFQNKELYKKTFSDEEKREKFLRWRIQFLEKSIRKLDFNPGGICTIVHVNDLKNSPGLAKWELRQATKHALQLLQDNYPEFVAKQVFINVPWWYLAVNRMISPFLTQRTKSKFVFAGPSKSTETLLRYIAPEQLPVKYGGLSKDGEFGNIDAVTEITVRPAAKHSVEFSVTENCLLSWELRVIGWEVTYGAEFVPSSEGSYTVIVQKARKVASSEEPVLCNSFKVGEPGKVVLTIDNTSSKKKKLLYRLKTKPSPSD